One Glycine max cultivar Williams 82 chromosome 4, Glycine_max_v4.0, whole genome shotgun sequence DNA segment encodes these proteins:
- the LOC102660059 gene encoding uncharacterized protein, which produces MEYKGYLALKFLNFDEAASREQRRLQLLELEKMKLTTYESSKLYKERVKKYHDKKLLKKDFQPGQPVLLFNSRLKLFHGKLKSKWSGPFTIKKVRPYGEVELCDPQSKDPERTWVVNGQSLKQYYGRAMERLNNVLYFKLE; this is translated from the coding sequence ATGGAATATAAAGGATACTTGGCCTTGaagtttttgaactttgatgaagCCGCATCCAGAGAACAAAGGAGGCTGCAGCTTTTGGAGTTGGAAAAGATGAAATTAACTACATATGAATCTTCAAAGTTGTATAAAGAAAGGGTCAAAAAGTATCATGACAAAAAGCTGCTCAAGAAGGACTTTCAGCCAGGACAACCGGTGTTGCTTTTCAACTCAAGACTTAAATTGTTTCATGGAAAGCTTAAATCGAAATGGTCTGGACCATTTACCATCAAGAAAGTCCGACCCTATGGAGAAGTGGAGCTTTGTGATCCTCAATCTAAAGATCCCGAGAGGACATGGGTAGTGAACGGACAAAGCTTGAAGCAATATTATGGTAGAGCTATGGAAAGATTGAACAATGTTCTATACTTCAAACTAGAATAA